From a region of the Chitinophaga caseinilytica genome:
- a CDS encoding group III truncated hemoglobin translates to MEDIRSIDDIKLLVNGFYDKIRLDEVLGPIFNQRIAPDAWPAHLETMYKFWGTQLLGEKEYFGAPYAKHRTLPVDQPHFERWVGLWHGTVDSLFQGPRASTAKVKGASIAQIFLGKIRFERGIFGE, encoded by the coding sequence ATGGAAGACATCAGAAGCATAGACGATATCAAGCTGCTGGTAAACGGCTTTTACGACAAGATCCGTCTGGATGAAGTGCTGGGGCCGATTTTCAACCAGCGGATCGCTCCGGATGCCTGGCCCGCGCACCTGGAAACCATGTATAAATTCTGGGGCACGCAGTTGCTCGGGGAAAAGGAATATTTCGGCGCGCCCTACGCCAAGCACCGTACACTGCCGGTAGACCAGCCGCATTTCGAGCGATGGGTGGGGCTTTGGCATGGTACCGTGGATTCGTTGTTCCAGGGGCCGCGCGCATCCACCGCCAAAGTGAAAGGCGCTTCCATCGCCCAGATTTTTTTAGGGAAAATCCGTTTCGAAAGAGGGATTTTCGGGGAATAA
- a CDS encoding DUF4402 domain-containing protein produces the protein MKTSTLLFTISAVAVLSLPSRAQESATATVTATIVAPIAISKDIDMNFGNVAVQSSTGGTVVMTPAGVRSTTGGVTLPTTTGNVAAASFTVSGVDGYTYSITLPTAAVTITNTGGNTMTVTAFTSSPSGQGTLTGGSETLTVGATLNVTAAQAPGTYVSATPFAVTVNYD, from the coding sequence ATGAAAACGTCCACGCTTTTATTCACTATTTCAGCTGTTGCGGTCCTTTCCCTGCCGTCCCGCGCGCAGGAATCGGCTACCGCCACGGTAACAGCTACGATCGTTGCGCCGATCGCGATCTCGAAAGATATCGACATGAATTTCGGGAACGTGGCAGTGCAGTCGTCTACCGGTGGAACGGTGGTGATGACGCCGGCAGGCGTGCGGAGTACCACCGGCGGAGTGACCCTCCCCACCACCACAGGTAACGTAGCCGCCGCATCTTTTACCGTATCGGGCGTGGATGGCTACACCTACAGCATCACACTCCCTACCGCAGCGGTTACCATTACCAATACCGGCGGCAACACGATGACCGTGACGGCCTTTACCAGCTCCCCTTCCGGCCAGGGAACACTGACCGGCGGATCGGAAACGCTCACCGTTGGCGCCACGCTGAACGTGACCGCCGCGCAAGCGCCCGGTACTTATGTTTCCGCAACTCCTTTCGCCGTAACGGTGAATTATGATTGA